GTTGTCCGTCTACAGAACGGACATGGACAAGCACGGACAGGGACAAGCCCTGTCCCTACACTTCCGCCTTCTGTCCTGTGTTATTTATCCGTGCTAATCCGTGCAGCTATACCTGAACGGTTACAAAAATAGATTCGCGATCCGTAATTCGAGATTAACGATTCAATAAATGGCCGAAACGATGATCATCGCCCATTATTTTAAGGAGGATAAATCGCATGGAAAAAGGGAAATCTGTTTACTTTTTTGGCCAGGGCAGGGCTGAAGGAAACGCTAAAATGAAAGAAGTCTTAGGCGGGAAAGGGGCCGGATTGGCTGAAATGACCAATATTGGCGTTCCGGTGCCACCCGGCTTTACTATTAGTACTGAGGCCTGTATCCTTTATAACGAGACCGGTCGGACTTTTCCCGAAGGGCTGGAAGAGGAAATCAGATTAAATATGGCTAAGTTAGAAGATGTTATGGGGAAAGGATTTGGAGACCCCCGCAATCCCCTCCTTGTCTCTGTCAGGTCAGGTGCGGCTGTCTCTATGCCGGGAATGATGGATACGGTTTTAAACCTGGGCTTAAATGATGAGACTGTCCAGGGACTGGTAGAAAAGACAGGCAATGAACGTTTTGCCTACGATACCTACCGCCGCTTTATCCAGATGTTTTCCGATATAGTCTTAGGCATGGAACACGCCGACTTTGAACGGCTTCTGGAGAAAATAAAGGAAGAAGAGGGGGTAAAATTCGATTCAGAACTCAACCGGCGAGCCTTACAGGACTTAGTTAGACGTTACAAAGTTCAGGTTCGAGCCGCAACAGGCGCTGATTTTCCTACCGACCCCTGGCAGCAGCTCACGGCAGCCATCAAGGCTGTCTTTGATTCCTGGGAAACCAAGCGGGCGGTTACCTATCGAAAGCTCCACAATATCCCTCACGATATGGGCACAGCCGTGAATGTCCAGGCCATGGTCTTTGGAAATATGGGGGAAACATCCGGGACCGGGGTGGCCTTCACTAGAAATCCCTCTACCGGTAAAAAACAGTTTTATGGGGAATACTTAATTAATGCCCAGGGAGAAGATGTTGTGGCCGGCCTCAGGACCCCTCACCCTATCCTTCAACTAAAGGAAGAGATGCCCGATGTTTATTCCCAACTGGTAGATGTTTACCAGCGATTGGAGTATCACTATCGAGAGATGCAGGATATAGAATTTACCATTGAAAACCATAAACTCTTTATGCTTCAGACCAGGACGGGTAAGCGGACGGCCAGGGCCGCGGTTAAAATAGCGGTAGATATGGTGCAGGAAGGACTAATTAATAAACGGGAGGCGGTGTTGAGGGTTGAACCGGCCACCCTGGATCAGCTTTTGCATCCCTATATTGATCCTGATGCCAAAGTAGAGGTTATCGCCAAAGGCTTGGCGGCCTCTCCCGGGGCAGCCGTAGGTCAGGTAGTTTTTACGGCTGACCATGCCTGTGATTGGGCCGCCGAAGGGAAAAAGGTCATTCTGGTTCGCTCAGAGACCTCCCCTGAAGACATCCACGGCATGCATGCGGCCCAGGGTATCCTGACCGCCCGGGGAGGGATGACTTCTCATGCGGCAGTGGTTGCCCGGGGAATGGGCAAATGCTGTGTGGCCGGCTGTGAGGATATCAAGGTCAAGGAAGAAGCCAAATCCTTCAAGGTCGGAGAGCTGACCATCTCAGAAGGAGAGGTCATCACCCTGGATGGAAACACCGGCCGGGTCATCATCGGAGAGGCCCCAACGGTTGAGCCGGAAATGACAGAGGAGATGGCCACTTTCTTGAATTGGGCGGATGACTTTAGAAAACTTAAGGTCAGAACTAATGCCGATACCCCGGAAGATGCCAAAAAGGCCAGGGGCTTTGGCGCCCAGGGAATTGG
This DNA window, taken from bacterium, encodes the following:
- the ppdK gene encoding pyruvate, phosphate dikinase produces the protein MEKGKSVYFFGQGRAEGNAKMKEVLGGKGAGLAEMTNIGVPVPPGFTISTEACILYNETGRTFPEGLEEEIRLNMAKLEDVMGKGFGDPRNPLLVSVRSGAAVSMPGMMDTVLNLGLNDETVQGLVEKTGNERFAYDTYRRFIQMFSDIVLGMEHADFERLLEKIKEEEGVKFDSELNRRALQDLVRRYKVQVRAATGADFPTDPWQQLTAAIKAVFDSWETKRAVTYRKLHNIPHDMGTAVNVQAMVFGNMGETSGTGVAFTRNPSTGKKQFYGEYLINAQGEDVVAGLRTPHPILQLKEEMPDVYSQLVDVYQRLEYHYREMQDIEFTIENHKLFMLQTRTGKRTARAAVKIAVDMVQEGLINKREAVLRVEPATLDQLLHPYIDPDAKVEVIAKGLAASPGAAVGQVVFTADHACDWAAEGKKVILVRSETSPEDIHGMHAAQGILTARGGMTSHAAVVARGMGKCCVAGCEDIKVKEEAKSFKVGELTISEGEVITLDGNTGRVIIGEAPTVEPEMTEEMATFLNWADDFRKLKVRTNADTPEDAKKARGFGAQGIGLCRTEHMFFGEERLPHMQAMITAKDKEAREKALTKLLPMQKEDFRGIFLAMEGLPVTIRLLDPPLHEFLPNHEELLVTLAELKTKGENPAKIKELEEILHQVEGLRELNPMLGHRGCRLGVTMPEVYEMQAQAIFEAAAELIKEGYTVQPEVMVPLVGHVNELKVIKKQITKIAEEIIAETKVDLKYSIGTMIELPRAAITADEIAREAEFFSFGTNDLTQTTFGFSRDDAEGKFLGVYIDQGILPANPFQQLDQTGVGELIQIGVTRGRSTRPDLKVGICGEHGGDPSSVEFCHLVGLNYVSCSPFRVPIARLAAAHAQLKNE